In Leucobacter insecticola, one DNA window encodes the following:
- a CDS encoding universal stress protein: MTVVVGVAPNHASEAAIHLAVLLARSYDRDLVVASVNSVAWPPSDSRVDTEYQTFLIKNARAAIDAAVALIPSDIRVRTVVHGASSARRGLLEVCEAEKAVRLVLGSASEAGEGIRLGSVSFGLLQAAEIPVAIAPHGFALEPGARLSRVTAAYSGSETSAELVLGGAAVAADAGAGIRIASFHTRPRAFASAGVGLQAEDQVVKQWEMTIRAHTTEILGEIEQSGRVPESVEVVVGAGKNWREALRAIPWEGTEVLLLGSSSLGPLARISLGSHAAKILRAAPVPVVLVPRRATDEYLARARAE; encoded by the coding sequence ATGACCGTCGTTGTCGGGGTCGCCCCGAATCACGCCTCGGAAGCGGCGATTCACCTTGCCGTGTTGCTTGCGCGCAGCTACGACCGTGATCTGGTGGTCGCGTCCGTGAATTCTGTGGCGTGGCCGCCAAGCGACAGTCGGGTCGACACGGAGTACCAGACCTTTCTCATAAAGAATGCGCGGGCCGCGATCGATGCTGCCGTGGCGCTGATCCCGAGCGATATTCGCGTGCGCACCGTGGTGCACGGTGCATCGAGCGCCAGGCGCGGGCTGCTCGAGGTGTGCGAGGCGGAGAAGGCCGTGCGGCTGGTGCTCGGCTCTGCTTCGGAAGCTGGAGAGGGCATTAGGCTCGGCTCCGTCAGCTTTGGTTTGCTGCAGGCGGCCGAGATCCCGGTCGCGATTGCGCCGCACGGCTTCGCTCTTGAGCCGGGTGCGCGTCTTTCGCGAGTGACCGCCGCATACAGTGGCTCTGAGACTTCGGCCGAACTCGTATTGGGCGGGGCTGCGGTGGCAGCTGATGCTGGTGCAGGGATCCGGATCGCGTCGTTCCACACCAGGCCGCGCGCGTTCGCGTCGGCCGGGGTGGGGTTGCAGGCCGAGGATCAGGTAGTGAAGCAGTGGGAAATGACGATTCGCGCGCACACCACCGAGATCCTGGGTGAGATCGAGCAGTCGGGGCGCGTGCCGGAGTCTGTCGAGGTTGTAGTGGGTGCCGGGAAGAACTGGCGTGAGGCCCTGCGCGCGATCCCGTGGGAGGGCACCGAGGTGCTGTTGCTTGGGTCGAGCAGCCTTGGGCCGCTTGCGCGGATTTCGCTCGGGTCGCACGCCGCGAAGATCCTGCGCGCGGCACCCGTTCCCGTGGTGCTGGTGCCGCGCCGCGCGACCGACGAATATCTGGCGCGAGCCCGGGCTGAATAG